gggaagagagatcaAACTCTTAGCCAAGTGTCTCTAACCAGAAATAATTTCATCAtcatacatttaattttaataaagcaaaTGACAAACATCTAACAACTAAGTAAATATGTAATGGAAAAGCATATAAAACATTATCCAATTTTTATATTCCCTAGAACTACCGGAAGCATTTGATATAGATAATGCATAGATAATCTCACCGGGAATAATTTTAGACCTTCATAAACCATTCCTCCATATTCCAACCATAACaaagtttagttttttaaatCCCTTAAACATAAATATATCCTAGGGTAggataactttatttatttttcaaatattcagtATAATTGTCATTCATGTTCATCTCAGAATAAATCCATATAATTTAGCAAGTGAAGAAAATCCCTAACTCAGTAATTGAGTGTGTCCCATAATTTTGATGAAGTTATATATCATTAGCCAAGGAATGATTTGTCAGCAACAAGACACCACAACATAATTAGGAAATATATTTACCAAGATTAAGAGCAATTACTCATAAatgatctcttcatcttcaaattAAAGTCCCACTGCAAGTTTTACATTTATACATTGTGACACTAACCTTAGGCATTAAAAAGGTGTCTGGGTGGTTGCAGAAACCACACCTATGGAAATTGTTGAGAAAATGtaattagaagaaaattaatGTTCTGTGTGTGGAACACAGTAAGGAAAGGCATCAACAGTTTACAGACCTACTGTGCGCTGGCCACTTTAACATACTATTTCATTTAGTTGTCCCACTGACTTCACGATGAGCTTGTTGCTATTGTTAAGCACATGACTTTTAGGCTTGACACTTAGTGAAGGGAGAAGACAGGGTTGGTCTCACTTTCTGCTTCGTGCTTTATCACTGTAACcaattgctattttaaaaattgaaagtacAAGGATTAGTAATTGATGATGTTTCTTAAGATGATAAGCTAGTTGCAGTTGATGATAAAAATGACTTATCAAACTGCTTACAAGAAAAGGAGACATAAATATTCTATTTGCCAAGACTTATTACACTCTAAAATTAATTATGCATAATCAGTATGAAGAAATTTGTCTCTCTAATTACCAATTACTGTTCAGGctctcaaaatgttaattaaaGTGGATGATGAAATCTTGAAAACTAATGGAATTTTTTGGGGGGTTTCAACTTTGATCACTAGCAATTAAGCAAATTAGTTTATGAATCCAAGGAGGCAACTGTTAAATTCTCTTTCAAGTCTATGAGTATTTGAGTGCTGTAAGAATCTCTGAATTGTCTTCTAACATACACATAGGTCAACTTTCAAAACACCATGACTGGAAAGGATTATAAAACTAAAGAAGTTTATATTatctattacttttttttgaGTAATCACACCCTCTGAATTAACCTAACCaaagtaattataaaatatattcttattaaGCACTGTGAAATGTTTAGAATGCTACCAAAAATGAGACAATTTTCAAATACAGTCCCACTGGGCATTCCAGACCCTGGGGTCTACCATGAACATTGTCATAGCTCTGTATCTTAAGAGTGTTATCGGTCTtactttctttataattttagttGACTTGCAAGAAGCCCAAAAACTCGTGCTTACAGAAACCAGACAATTAtacaaattgttttaaaaatgtaaatccaTGAGTGAAACTGGcagaagatgaaaacaaaattaacaatcaATTATTTATCAGAGGAGAATATTAGAAAAGAGAATAATTTCATAGAAactgagaaataaagaaaaaaaattaagtatttacCCTGCCTTTATTATATGATAAGTTTCTCAGGACAGCCAAATGTTTAGTAAGAGGAGTATTCTATTTATAGAATTGTATTTGTTATTCTGTTTATAGAATTATCCTGGCTTAAGATGATGGtataatggaattcaaaaattcctTATGAGTTGATGGATCTAGGCAGTAATTATACATGACTGCTAACATCATAAAAACAGAGAACATAAGTTATGTGCTTCAATGAAAACATACAAAGCTACCTAGAATGGGATCTAACCAACACATCAAGTCTTGGTCTGATGATACCTCTCCTTGCATTATCAGTCCACAGCAAATACTAGAAAAGAGAAGAATGTATGCAATCAGAAAATACAGACTATGAAAAACTATTGAACAATTGACCCaatttctttaacaaataaattgcaaaaaataagaaagaggagaagaaatCAAACAAGGGAAGTAGAAATCACAAGAACTTCTCAGTTTACAGAAATGCAttgcctggccggcgccgcggctcaataggctaatcctccgcctagcggcgccggcacaccgggttctagtcccggtcggggcgccagattctgtcccggttgcccctcttccaggccagctctctgctgtggcctgggaaggcagtggaggatggcccaagtgcttgggccctgtaccccatgggagaccaggataagtacctggctcctgccatcggatcagcgcggtgcactggccgcagcacaccagccgcggcggccattggagggtgaaccaacggcaaaaggaagacctttctctctctctctctcactatccactctgcctgtcaaaaaataaaataaaataaataattaaaaaaagaaatgtattgctTAGGAGACAAAATTAGTACTAAAAAGATAAACCTGTTTGCAAGTGACTGTGTCCAAGAACAAAACTCAAGaattatttatagaaataaaataaatgaggatCCAATGAGGCAAAATTCATGATGTCTCTCACTTGATCAAAAATTACCAGTCATGCAAAGTAGCAGGAAAACATAATCTATGAGGAGGCAAAAAAAACCATTGGTACGATTGTTAAAACTAACAAGAAAGGATATTAAAAGAATTATAATAACTGTGTCATATATTCTACAATTTAGAGCAAAGATTGATCATGTCAAGTAGAgaagtggaaaataaaaattataaaggctgCGTATGACAAATCAACAGCCAATATTATAccaaatggggaaaagctgaaagcatttcccctcagatctggaacacaaggatttatttaaagatctGAAGGAtcttgatccgaagccaggagccaggtgcttatcctggtttcccatgggctgcagggctcaagcacttgggccatcctccactgcactcccgggccacagcagagagctgtcctggaagaggagcaaccaggacagaatccagcaccccgactgggactagaacccggtgtgccagtgccacaggcagaggattagcctagtgagctgcggcgctggccaaaacagTAGTTTTCTAATAccctaatgatgaactcactgaaaatcaagaaagatatcccattcataatagccacaaaaaatcaaatatttagaaataaatttaaccaaagtgaaagacctctacaatgaaaattatcaaacattgataaaagaaatcatcaagataTTCCTTGCTTATGGTTTGGAAGAATTGATACCATTAAAATCTCTATTCaacccaaagcaatctacagattcaatgcaatccctatcaaaatgtCAGTGGCATTGTTTacagaattattaaaaataatcctaaaattcatatggagtcacaaAGGACCCTGAATAATCATGGTTATCCTGAGCAAGCAAAATGGAGAGCATCACAACACCTGACTTCAAAACACGCTACAAACCCATAGTAATTAAAAACAGCACGGTGGGGTCaactctggcacagcaggttaaagccctggtctgcaatgccggcatcccatatgggcgccagttcgagtcctggctgcttcacttccgatctagctctctgctatggcctgggaaagcggtagaagatggcccaagtgcttgggcccctgcccacgcgtgggagaccaggaagaagctcctggctcctggctatggattggcccagctccaaccattgcagctaattgggtagtgaaccagcggatggaaggtctctttctctccctctctctttctctctccccctcttcctccctgtaactctttcaaataaataaatctttaaaaaaaatcagagtagtactggcataaaaactgacaaaaaaaatcagtggaacagaacataGGGCCCAGATATTTACCCACACACAtacagccaattgatttttgacagaagTGCTTAGACCACACAGTGGAGTAATGAtactcttttcaacaaatggtgctggcaaaactggatgtatatatgcagaagaatgaaattttcCATATCTCTAACCATATaagaaatcaactcaagatggatcaaagacccaaatttaagacctgagTCTATGAatttgctggaagaaaatatcagggaaacattccaagacattggataagacccccaaaacaccaaaaacaaattcttggaTAGGACCCCCAAagttgaagcccagagccaggaactccatccaggtctcccacttgggtggcagggacccaagcacttgaattatCACCTACTGCCCTCAAGGgcgtgaattagcaggaagctggatcagaagagccaggactcaaaccatagATTCCAGTATGGAACGTAGGCATCCAAGCAGTGACAGCTACTGCACCAAAACCTGCcccttgtttgctttttatttgtttgtttcaaaatatacagtatgttctagtcctggctgctcctcttccagtcaagctctctgctgtggcccgggaaggcagtggaggatggcccaagttcttgggcgcctgcacccacgtgggagaccaggaggaagcacccggttcctggcttcagattggcgcagtgccagccgtagcggccatttagggggtgaaccaagggaaggaagacctttctctctgtctctctctctctcactgtctaactctacctgccaaataagtgtgtgtgtgtgtgtgtgtgtgtgtatacacagtaTGTTTTCATTATCTATAGCCCCCCTACTGTGCAACAAGATATCAGAATGCTCTCCTACCAAATGTAACTTAGTACCTTTCCCCATCCTTCTCCCCTACTCACCCCACTCTCTGGTAAGAAGGTTCTACCGTCAGCCACCTTAAGATCAGCTTTGTTGGATTCTGCCCATGAACAAGATCATGGGGACTCGTCTTTCTGTGCCAGGCTTATTTCATCTGACATAATGACCCCAGTTCCACCCACATTGTATAACTTCTCCCTGCTAAGCACTGCCCCAACCACTAGTTCAGAATTCCtcatggctggcgccacagctcactatgctaatcctccgcctgcggcaccagtaccctgggttctagtcccagtcagggcgccgcattctgttccggttgcccctcttccagtccagctctctgctgtggcaggagggcagtggaggatggcccaagtgcttgggctctgcacccacatgggagaccagaagaagcacctggctcctggcttcagatcggcgcagtgtgctggctgtggtggccatttgggggtgaaccaacggaaggaagacctttctctctgtctctctctctcactgtctaactctgcctgtcaaaaaagaattcCTCACACAGCAGAATCTCAGTAAGTTTACAGGAAACAAATATCAGCTTCTTTTGCCAAACATATAAAATTATGATTGGCCAAATAATTAAACACAAGATCAGTACCTATTTCCCTAAAGCAATGTGTGGAGAGGCTTTCTGAATCGCAGGCTAATCTTATCACTTTCTGTATCACTGAGGTGGTTGGTTTATCCTAGGGCATGAGCTCTATAGTTTGCAAAACAGGTTAACTCTGGCTCGCAATGAGTCTATATAGGGAGGCCCTGAGtcaggcagccctgggggagcCGATAGGATGATGTGACTGTATTCGGCCACAAGGGGGAGCCAGCCCCTTTGGTAAGCGACACAACTAAGCAAGGTGTGACATGCTCCTGGCTACCAGGAGTCAAGTCTCTCAAAGCATCCGTGGGAACAGATGGAGATTCCTTTGGGAAAAATTTATCCAAAAGCAGAGCACATCTAAGTGTTCATCTAGCATACTGCTGAGTTTGGGCTATCACTATCAGTAGGAGCTCTCTAGCTGTTTGAGCCAAAGAAACCAAATCAGTCATAAGAACAGACATGCATTTTGGAATTCCAGTTGTCCGGACACAATACTGAGCCTGGCAAGGACTTTTTGTAAGGCCCCACCATCATTAACAACTTCAGTTAGAATAACATCAAATTAAATCGAATGGCTAGTGCAATGGGAAGCACCAACACGGAAGAACCAAGAATTCtagcaaaaaaaggaaaaaggtacAGCTTTAAAATCCCAGATAAAAAAGCCTGCAGAGGGCCCTTGTCTTCCAGATACTGAAATGTGCagatctgtcttctctcctcgGAAGACTCCATTCCATCCTATACTGATAGCCATAAGCTTTGGCATTCCCCCAGTATCAAGCCCCTCATTCTCCTTATCATCAAGTCTTTTCAGTATTATTTATTCATGCACTTACTTAAGAGGCTGagaaagagacatacagagagacagaagtcactcccatccactagttcattcccaaatgcctgctgagccaggccaaagctgggagccaagagccccatctaggtctcctacatgggcagcagactacctgagccatccccactgcctcccagggtctcaaCTGTCAGGAAGCTGACATCAGGAGCCAAAGCCTgggactgaacccaggaactctgataggggacccaggcatctcaaccagcatcttaatcccTAGCCCCTTGCCAAGTATTGCAATGACAAAAATTCTCTTACTTGGGGAGGGGGTGTGTTGGGAGGGAGGGACTGATAATCACAAGCAGCttggagaaaatgaaatataaataaatttatgcaaTGGGGGCAGTATTGTGGCATGGGGGGCATCCTGCAACACCAAAATTCCATTtgaacaccagttcatgtcccggctgctctacttccagtccagctccctgctaatggtttggaaaagcagtgtaggatggcccaagtgttcggatccctgccacccacatgggaaaccaggatgaagctcctggatcccggcttcagcatggcccagccctggccattgcagccaaatgaggagtgaaccagtgaatagaagatctctttttgtatgtctctccctttttctctgtaactctgacattcaaataaaataaaataaatatttataaaaatgaatgaatggccagcgccgtggctcactaggctaatcctccgccttgcggcgccggcacaccaggttctagtcccggttggggcgccggattctgtcccggttgcccctcttccaggccagctctctgctgtggccagggagtgcagtggaggatggcccaagtgcttgggccctgcaccccatgggagaccaggataagtacctggctcctgccatcagatcagcgcggtgcgctggccgcatcgtgccggccacggcggccattggagggtgaaccaacggcaaaggaagacctttctctctgtctctctctctcactgtccactctgcctgtcaaaaaaaatgaatgaatgaatgacttggGAATCATATAATAagagaatgattttaaaatacatattgatTTGAGGACCATTCCATGTTAGTTTAGCTCACCCCAATATACCATATGTGCTattctttaagaaataataaacGGTGGCACTGTGAGTTATGTGTGGCTCTTTGATGTTCTTTTCCCAGGGATGGACTGTCCACATGGACAGCCAGCCGACAGTCAGGAAGTTTTCCTACTCCCCGCTGCAGGGAGACAGCTTTCTAGGCTGTTTTCTAGACACATTTCTAGGACCACCCTCACCACAGTTGCTGCATACTTACACAACGGCTCAATTTCTGCCTAAAACAATGAAAGTCTTCCACAAAGTCAGTTTCGTTGAAAGCTTGGAATTGGAGTTGACCAAAAACATCGTCCATGAAGAAGGACAGAAGCTGTTCTTGGAATCTGCAGTTTGTCTGCAAATAAGATACAATAAATTGCAAAAGGTAAACCATGAATCTTGGAATTATTCTAATGTCATGGATACATCCCTCTGATTATTACTTAATTATTACTATctggaaaaattaaaacacaggaggaaaaaagtcaaacaagtagaaacacaaaaagaaaaaagactttcATGCTTACCAAAAACAGctcttttgtgttcttttttaataatCGTACATTTTTAATGCTGTCTTCCtgcaataaaagaaagaaaattaaattttgtccTGGATTAGAAACATCCTTGGGGCCCTCACTCTCAGCAGAGCTTAGTACTTACTGGGACTGTCTCTTTGAGCTGTGCTGCCTTGACATACAGAGTGTCGATGGCTTGGGACAGAGAATCCCAGGAGTAGCAGTTTTTGGTGATGAAAGATGGCTTGTGTGAAGCAATGGCAAGAGACAGAGTGACCAGCAGCCATCCAGACCCCACAGTGCATTTCACCCACATTTCCCTGCACTGCACTCTGGGCTTGTGTCACTCACAGAAGCCAGAAAGCCACTCAGGTTGGTTAGATGAGAGGATATCTTACTTGCTTCAGCCCTCAAAACTGCCTCTCTAGTGAGATGCTTTGAGGGATGACGTACAGTTAATATAGAGGAAAACCTCTTTGgctgctcaatttttttttttttttagagc
The window above is part of the Oryctolagus cuniculus chromosome 11, mOryCun1.1, whole genome shotgun sequence genome. Proteins encoded here:
- the IL26 gene encoding interleukin-26 — protein: MWVKCTVGSGWLLVTLSLAIASHKPSFITKNCYSWDSLSQAIDTLYVKAAQLKETVPEDSIKNVRLLKKNTKELFLTNCRFQEQLLSFFMDDVFGQLQFQAFNETDFVEDFHCFRQKLSRCITCASSAREMKSITRMKRTFYGIGNKGIYKAIGELDILLSWIKKFLESIPEIKKPSIEI